The genomic region CCGATCGGCGCCGTGGTCGTGCATGACGGGCGCGTGATCGGTCGCGGGTATAATCAGAACAAGATCCTGCAAGATCCGACGGCGCATGCTGAGATGATTGCAATTACCGCTGCCTGCAACAAGCTGCAATCGCGCTATCTGGAGAACGCCACGTTGTACGTCACGATTGAACCATGCGCGATGTGCTCGGGCGCAATCGTACTGGCCCGGGTCAAACGCCTGGTGTTTGGCGCCAGAGATCCCAAAGCCGGGGCGTGCGGATCGGTGTTCAATCTGGGGCAGGATCCACGACTGAATCATCAAGTGGAAATTGTGGGCGGCGTGCGCGATTTCGAGTGCGCAGCCTTGATCAGCGAGTTCTTTGAGAGAATCCGCCTCAAACGGAAGAATGGCGTTGAACCCAGCTGAAATCCGGGATATTCAGGGGATGGTGGCGCGCCGCGGCGTGCATATCTGCGTCGGAATTCCGGTGTTAATGTTATTGGCGGCGCTCTTGCTGAGAAAATATTTTGGCTTCCTGGCCGATCCGATCGCCGCACCAAACAATCTTGAAGTTCTCGGCATTGCGTTTCTTGGCGTGTCCGCGGTTGACCTGGCGGCGGCTTACTTGCTGAAGCGACGCTTGTTGAATCCGAAGCAGCTAAAAGCGCGCTGGGTGGCACAGCCGGCGGAGTTCGGCGAAAACCTGGCAGATGCCTACGTGCCGGTATTTGTCGTTGCGGCGGCGCCGGCGCTGTACGGATTAATCTTCTATTTTCTCGGCGGCGACCTTGACACCTACGTGCTCATTTCCGTATTTTGTCCGGCCGGTTTGCTCCTGCTGCGTCCGCGCGATCAGGAAGTAGAGCGGCTGGTGGCGGAAATCCTCGGGGTGCCGCGCCGATCCAAAGACGACGAGTGAGCGGACAACGGGATATTGAGATGAATCCATCCGAGGTCTCAGCGCTCGAAGCGCGCATCAATGTGATTGGATGGGCGCTCTGTTTCGGTGTTCCGGTGATCGTCGCCGCGGTGATTTGGCTGGTGCTGGAACCCCAGCGGGCCGGGAAACCAACGAATCCCGAGGCCGAGTTGTTTCAGTACCTGTTGCTGGCAATCGCCTTGATCGAAATCCCGGTCGGCATCATGATGAAGCGGCTGACGCTGGCGGGCAAGTTGAAGCCGCGCTATCAGGGCGCAGGACCTGCGACGCCGAAAACGATTGTTCAGCGCGCCTATCTGATCGGATACGCTTGCATGGCGGCGGGGGCGATGTACGCACTGGCGGCCCACTTGGTGGGCGGGAACTTCGCTTGGGCGATGGCAATGCTGATCATCCCGCCGGTCGGGTATTTGATTATCCGGCCGAAAGGCGACGAAGTTGAATCCGCCTGGCGCCAGTTATCGAGTTGATGGGCCGGTCGACGGCGCACTTGACATTTTGATTAGACCATGATTACCGGAGAGGTGGCTGAGTGGTCGAAAGCGGCGGTCTCGAAAACCGTTATACCCGCGAGGGTATCCAGGGTTCGAATCCCTGCCTCTCCGCATATTTATCTACTTACATCGCAGCGTCGTAAGCCGCAACCGGATTCCCGAATTCTCCCCGCCAGTTGAGTTGGTTCTCCCGACGATCAACGTCTGATACGTGCTTGTGAGAATGTTCAGCATTACGCGGTGGGACTTCTCGAATGGTCAGGAACCTTGTTGGCAGCCTTGGCAAAAACTGCAAAGAACACATCGGCGAAGACCTGCGCCGTTCGCACTGCCCGAAGTTGTCCCGATTCTCGGATTGTCATGATACGTAGGCACCAGAAGATTATGTTGATCAAGTGCTCGTTTGATTGGTGCCTACCATCACCCTCGAATGCATCGGTCTTGAACTTAGTAGCCGCAGATTGAGTACTTGTCTTCAGCGTTCGAATAAATCCACGCCTGAGATCAGCCAGCCTTCTTGCCCGGCTCTGGCGGCAGCAAGGCTCCCATCCGGATTGGCTGGGCAGTAGACTGCCCGCATCCCAGTCGGCATCGCCATCGAGGATGGCATTTCCACTACTCAGGATCAGCGAGACCCCCTCGCCACCAACACCGCCGTCTTGATCTGGCTCCAGGACACGTTCGGCCGCCTGCCGTTCTTATTCAATGATCACGGGCCCGGTCGTGACAATAATCGTCCCTTTCTTGCTGAAGACTACGGGCGCTTCGTTGTACGTCCCGCCCTTAATCGAAATCCACGTGCCATGACCGGCAGCGTTGATCGCCTCGGTGATCGTCCGGAACGGAGCCGCTGCGCTTCCGTTGCCGTTGATCGGCCCGGCGGGATCGACATAGAGGATCGCATGCGGCTGACAGCGATACATTCCTCGCCCGTGCGTCGCCGCATAGAGGAAGGTTTCGCTTTCCCAAAACAATTCATCGATACGCGTGTGAACCGGGCCCTCGTTGTCCAGAGGATACGCTGTTGCCGTGCTCCACGTCTTGCCCTCGTCATCGCTGGCAAAGACACCGAGATCCGTTCCGATATATAGCAGTAATCGGTTGGTGGGATGCCACCGCACGGTATTGACCTGCAATTCCGGCAGTGTATCGGGGGCTGTTCCCGTGCGCCGGATCCACTCCTCACCGCCGGTAGTTGTAATCCAAACGTTGTTGCTGTTAAAGCCCGAGAAGGTAACGGCTACCTGATCATGAAAGATCGGGTGAATGGCGATATCGGTGACCCAGCGATTCGGCAAGCCGGGCAGGCTGTCATCCATCTCGGTCCAGGTGTTGCCGCCGTCAGTAGACTTGGCCACATCCCCATTGTCGTAACCCACCCAGACAATGCCGGAGCCGTCGCCGACGACGTCAATTGCACTGCAGAGCGGATTCCCGGTCTGCGGTGGGCGCACTGACGTCCAGAGATCGGCGTGGTTCTCCGATTTCCAGATGCTTCGTCCGCCGGCAAAAACTACCGACTTATCGTCCGGGGCTGCCACCAGCGGCGCCATCCAGAGGGAATTCCCCGCGCTGTTATCGGTCAGGCCGTTGACGGCATCTGTCCAGATGATTCCTCCGACCTGGCCCTTGATCACTGCAAGATTGGGATGCTCGCTGATCAGCGTTGCAAACGGCCAGGTGGAAGCGTCAATGATGCAAAAGCCACAATCCCCGGTGGTCCACTGCATCCAGCCGTTTTCCAGCTGATACTGCAGCACCGAGTTGTCCTGCGTACCGCCGATGATAATTCCCCCTTCCGGTGTCGGCTCGGCGGCACCGCCGTAGAACTGCGTAATCCCAAGATTGTTCGCAAGATTGGTCCAGCCGAGCAATTCACTCACCGTGTAGATATCCGTCGCTGTCTGAATGCCGCCATCATTCCCGACATAGACCCGCTTATTGGTTGAGCCGTTGAAGCCCGGGTGATGGACGATGATATGATGATCCGCGTGCGCCGACAGGCCAACGTGATAAGCAACCCACTGACTGATCTTCTCGAAGTTGACTCCGCCATTCGTGCTGCGCCACAAGTCAATTCCGCCAACCACAAGGAAATCCGCGTTGACCGGATTCACCCAGAGCGCATTGTCGTACCAACCTTGATTGGAGGCGCCGATGAAGAAGTTGCTGCCGGTATTCTGGAGCGTCCAAGTCTGACCGGCGTCATTGCTGCGCCACAACTCGCCTCCGTTGCGCTCCATCGCCACATAGTAACGATCAGCGGCTGTCGGACAAAATACCGC from Candidatus Zixiibacteriota bacterium harbors:
- a CDS encoding DUF1565 domain-containing protein, with protein sequence MQGIKGFRRLLPLLVCLLLMQARSNAAVQVNRLLDASGRPFSGSVSIKAAVVGGGIAIWSNDGSVTGLDEPLTAFQGVAVNGEITVILGAPPQRQFFPEALSVVPSPYLRVWVDIGEGYRLISERPVTVQQVTPCDDSRPQTATTDHLKSPKENTNGLTRSREVVDQKIERKKSTAKVKRDDYARDPGPRFREEFRQRADANGLIPMNGLLDAKVQIDEMVTRKGARDAGIWQWEWLGPGDVGGRIRAILVDPDNPNTMWIGSVSGGIWKTTNGGESWAPINDFLPSLAITSIVMDAVNHDVMYASTGEGFINIDALFGAGIFKSTDRGNTWVQLASTNNLDFRWVNRLATHPTRADTIFAVTNGTPSRVWRSGDGGATWQPRWTLNSAGTDIDIHPTNPNRILVGCADHLYYSDNGSVSFTLQTTGAAGKLPTGSGRCEAVFCPTAADRYYVAMERNGGELWRSNDAGQTWTLQNTGSNFFIGASNQGWYDNALWVNPVNADFLVVGGIDLWRSTNGGVNFEKISQWVAYHVGLSAHADHHIIVHHPGFNGSTNKRVYVGNDGGIQTATDIYTVSELLGWTNLANNLGITQFYGGAAEPTPEGGIIIGGTQDNSVLQYQLENGWMQWTTGDCGFCIIDASTWPFATLISEHPNLAVIKGQVGGIIWTDAVNGLTDNSAGNSLWMAPLVAAPDDKSVVFAGGRSIWKSENHADLWTSVRPPQTGNPLCSAIDVVGDGSGIVWVGYDNGDVAKSTDGGNTWTEMDDSLPGLPNRWVTDIAIHPIFHDQVAVTFSGFNSNNVWITTTGGEEWIRRTGTAPDTLPELQVNTVRWHPTNRLLLYIGTDLGVFASDDEGKTWSTATAYPLDNEGPVHTRIDELFWESETFLYAATHGRGMYRCQPHAILYVDPAGPINGNGSAAAPFRTITEAINAAGHGTWISIKGGTYNEAPVVFSKKGTIIVTTGPVIIE
- a CDS encoding nucleoside deaminase; this translates as PIGAVVVHDGRVIGRGYNQNKILQDPTAHAEMIAITAACNKLQSRYLENATLYVTIEPCAMCSGAIVLARVKRLVFGARDPKAGACGSVFNLGQDPRLNHQVEIVGGVRDFECAALISEFFERIRLKRKNGVEPS